DNA sequence from the Cyanobacteriota bacterium genome:
CTCCTACGGTGTAGAACTGCGCGATGCTGCATCAGCCGTGAACCTCTATGGTGCATCCTTGAAGAAGCCTCTGCGTCACTACCAGGGCCGTGTCTGGCTAGGTACTGTGGAAGAAACTAGTGAAGCAACTACTCTGGCAATGTTGTGTGAATCCAAGACTCCTGCATTCGCCAATACTGGGTTGACTGGTTTAACTGGCACTGGCTTTGGTTCCTTTGCTGACAACACTAGCGCTAACAACATCGACCAGTGTAAGACGGCTGCTACCATCTCTGCTAAGTGGAAGTTGCTAGAAGCTAAGTAATCGCGACGTTCATTCTAGCCTAGGCTAGTTAGCTTGGACGTAGCAAGGATGGAGTGGGCACTTCAGCTCACTCCATTTTTATCGGGGTAGTTAGAATAACGTGGATATAGATTACCTTTTAAGGTGAAT
Encoded proteins:
- a CDS encoding type IV pilin-like G/H family protein; the protein is MKSEFKAKFLQHLVKKKNEGGFTLIELLVVIIIIGILSAIALPSFLNQANKAKQSEAKQNVGSMNRAQQSYYLENSEFGSTVNLLGLGIQTQTVNYSYGVELRDAASAVNLYGASLKKPLRHYQGRVWLGTVEETSEATTLAMLCESKTPAFANTGLTGLTGTGFGSFADNTSANNIDQCKTAATISAKWKLLEAK